A region from the Arthrobacter gengyunqii genome encodes:
- a CDS encoding DUF4194 domain-containing protein: MSETSLDPTSTAGPADHNDDDPYADDYAAAPAERDVLVDGPELFPGDTGTLPLKLRQALIRLLRGPYLDATSSDNVYNTVVDNQAELRTRLSELFLTLVIDEDRKVALLRPVDMPEPHTAVLQRQREMTREETLLLLRMRLLLDRHAGTGNDAVIARSDILEIIEGYVDPGQRDAKSVEDVADAAIRKLVQERRLLLPTEVENVWVISGALPLALPYEHIGDIVTFMQALADASGELPEPTLPDPAPAEPTTANDGEDIA; encoded by the coding sequence ATGAGTGAAACCAGCCTCGATCCGACCAGCACCGCCGGTCCCGCCGACCATAACGACGACGATCCCTACGCGGACGATTACGCCGCAGCCCCCGCGGAACGGGACGTCCTCGTGGACGGACCCGAACTGTTCCCCGGTGACACCGGAACCCTGCCGCTGAAGCTGCGCCAGGCCCTGATCCGGCTGCTGCGCGGCCCGTATCTGGACGCAACCAGCTCGGACAACGTCTACAACACGGTGGTGGACAACCAGGCCGAACTGCGCACCCGGCTCAGTGAACTGTTCCTGACCCTGGTCATCGACGAGGACCGCAAGGTCGCCCTGCTGCGCCCGGTGGACATGCCCGAACCGCACACCGCCGTGCTGCAGCGCCAGCGCGAAATGACCCGCGAGGAAACCTTGCTGCTGCTGCGCATGCGCCTGCTGCTGGACCGGCACGCCGGCACCGGCAACGACGCCGTGATTGCACGCAGCGACATCCTGGAAATCATCGAGGGCTACGTCGATCCGGGCCAGCGCGACGCCAAGTCGGTCGAGGACGTGGCCGACGCCGCCATCCGCAAGCTGGTGCAGGAACGCCGGCTGCTGCTGCCCACCGAGGTGGAGAACGTCTGGGTCATTTCCGGTGCCCTGCCGCTGGCGCTGCCCTACGAACACATCGGTGACATTGTCACCTTCATGCAGGCTCTGGCGGACGCCTCCGGCGAACTGCCCGAGCCCACACTGCCCGACCCCGCACCGGCCGAACCGACCACAGCCAACGACGGCGAGGACATCGCGTGA
- a CDS encoding DUF3375 domain-containing protein, producing the protein MSFIENAVAHWAELQRLQATPGWKLTTANPWVLALFREAFSRTRPRIPLEEFHNMTDGFLRQLRISGVTLREDWTGKNYADDWVARRFLARPRVDGRFVYELTESSVRYLSYLDGFTSDKTSLNSSRLATLLDRVENLAHETNPDPAARIAVLKEEVARREDMIRALEAGEAPAPVDGETAVEAAQDILDLAAALPADFKRMRDGLEKMLHALRQEMVESNAAKGLTMGEILEADRKLRNTSEGRTYEGFTAFLNDAEQQDRFRAAIAEVLERDFAEDMSPEDRQSLHRLISDMRGQATEIHRIYGRLSESMHTYVQSDEYRESVQLRQLIRTAETAIHKAPRSKRRTAVVPAPQLYGAVFESLGMVHLFNPEDHAPPPKLPAPPSFSEADIHRSARTPKANRRALRDAVTRAAGKRGTATVGEIFAELAPEDRHLNSIRALLSAALEAGSADFSPGSRGGSTPAGLAASPESVTFTQIDGSERTALLPAVAVAKAPTHE; encoded by the coding sequence ATGTCCTTTATCGAAAACGCAGTGGCCCATTGGGCGGAACTGCAGCGGCTCCAAGCCACACCGGGCTGGAAACTCACCACCGCAAACCCCTGGGTGCTGGCCCTCTTCCGGGAAGCCTTCAGCCGCACCCGGCCCCGGATTCCGCTCGAGGAATTCCACAACATGACCGACGGATTCCTGCGCCAGCTGCGCATCTCCGGAGTGACCCTGCGCGAGGACTGGACCGGCAAGAACTATGCCGATGATTGGGTGGCCCGCCGCTTCCTGGCCCGCCCCCGCGTCGACGGCCGGTTCGTGTACGAACTCACCGAATCCTCCGTCCGCTACCTCTCCTACCTGGACGGCTTCACCTCGGACAAAACCAGCCTGAACTCCTCCCGGCTGGCCACCCTGCTGGACCGGGTGGAAAACCTGGCCCACGAAACCAACCCGGACCCCGCAGCCCGCATCGCGGTGCTGAAAGAGGAAGTCGCCCGCCGCGAAGACATGATCCGCGCCCTCGAGGCCGGCGAGGCGCCCGCCCCGGTGGACGGGGAAACCGCCGTCGAAGCGGCGCAGGACATCCTGGACCTCGCGGCAGCACTGCCTGCGGACTTCAAGCGGATGCGCGACGGCCTGGAGAAAATGCTGCACGCCCTGCGCCAGGAAATGGTGGAATCCAACGCCGCCAAGGGCCTGACCATGGGCGAAATCCTCGAGGCGGACCGCAAGCTGCGCAACACCAGCGAAGGCCGCACCTACGAGGGCTTCACCGCGTTCCTAAACGACGCCGAACAGCAGGACCGCTTCCGCGCCGCCATCGCCGAGGTGCTGGAACGGGACTTCGCCGAGGACATGAGTCCCGAGGACCGGCAGAGCCTCCACCGGCTGATCAGCGACATGCGCGGCCAGGCCACCGAAATCCACCGCATCTACGGCCGGCTCTCCGAATCCATGCACACCTACGTGCAGAGCGACGAGTACCGCGAATCGGTCCAGCTGCGTCAGCTGATCCGCACCGCGGAAACCGCAATCCACAAGGCGCCGCGCAGCAAACGCCGCACCGCCGTCGTTCCGGCACCCCAGCTGTACGGCGCGGTCTTTGAATCCCTGGGCATGGTGCACCTGTTCAACCCCGAAGACCACGCACCGCCGCCCAAGCTGCCGGCACCGCCGTCGTTCAGCGAAGCGGACATCCACCGTTCCGCGCGCACGCCCAAGGCCAACCGCCGGGCACTGCGCGACGCCGTCACCCGCGCCGCCGGAAAACGCGGCACCGCCACGGTGGGCGAGATCTTCGCCGAACTCGCCCCCGAGGACCGGCACCTGAACAGCATCCGCGCCCTGCTCTCGGCAGCCCTGGAAGCCGGCTCCGCTGACTTCTCCCCCGGCTCCCGCGGCGGCAGCACCCCCGCCGGACTGGCCGCATCGCCCGAATCCGTCACCTTCACCCAGATCGACGGCAGCGAGCGCACCGCGCTGCTGCCCGCCGTCGCCGTCGCGAAAGCCCCCACCCATGAGTGA